CAAGTAGTGCgttctttttttaataCTCTGATCACTAAATGTGAACTATCTCCGGGTAAATTATCAAGCATTATCAGGTTTGTAATTCTAGATGCTGTTTCAAATATGGAATTGATCAAGGAAGGTAAAGTTGATGcggaaaatcaacaaattgtAGAATTGCTAGAAAATGTCCTCTTATTCCCCGGTAAATCAAATACCAGTGTTTCGGTTATCCCGATTATTTCAGGCTTGATTGGAAACAACTCAAAGATTTATAGCTTATTAGTCAATCCAAGATTTCCGTTATTACCGAGAAAGcatgatgatttcaacaCCCCCgatgaacttgaagaaatcgaaTTAGAGGAGGAAATGGAGGCACAGGAACTAGCGTCTGGGGACATGATCattccaaaagaaaaaagaagtttagaagatgttgaagcCTTAGAAAAAGCCAACAAGAGACAACAAGTTTCAGACATTAGTGAGAAAGTTACGAGTGATTACAATAGCTTGGTTAGTAAGAACCCAGAAGCAGCAGTAAAGGCTCTCAAACAGATGGAGGCGGAAGCAAAAGAGCAGCAAGAGAATGAAAGTTTATCTGAAAAGGTTGTTGGGCAAGTAGAAGGAATTGTCTCTGATGGCAACTCTGACGAGATTAGTAACGGCCACGATGATGCggatgacgatgaagacaTGGGTTCCGACTTTGAAATTCCAGAAATCAATGTTGAGGATGATTGAAACTTTATAATGGTCCAAACGTACTACAGGCCATTCAAATGTAAGCTATGTATCATGAATTTtccaacaagaagaaactcAAACTTTATCTTAATCGTACGTAACATCTGTAAGGAAAATTGCAGCCTATACGCAGTTTCAAATAGCTCACAAAACATAAGTAATGCACTGTTGATCTAGCATACATCCATACAGACAATCAGGGTACAAGAAATCCCCCCTGTGCCCACCTGAGACATGCAGAGATATGAGACTGTAAgtaagaaaacaaaactcttataagaaaaagaaaaagtaaaagaaaCATAGAAATATTCGTGTACAATTAAGCCTTTCCGAAGTTTGTTAGTGGATCAGAATGTACGGTTAGCGTCGTATTATGTAACAAGAAATTTGTGCCAAACGCATTCACCCATCTCGTCCCCGCAACCACAAGGGTTGCATATCTGAGGTAAACCCCAGAGGAACGCCGGATGTGTCAACAGACAACACCTAGTTTTCATCAGATTAGTAAAAAACTATGGAAGGTCATACTgggaaatgaaaaaactcATGAAAGTAATCCATTTAAGTGCAGTGTGGGAAATACTCTCGCTTTTATAGTAAATTGTATTTTCAACTCATAAGGAAAGCGACAAACATattgggaaaaaaacaacaaatctTACCAATATTTCAGGCTGTGCAGGagggtttttttttcttctttttttttttattctgTCTTTAAAGTTCAAGAAGCTGAAAGGGTAAAAAACTATATCGTTTTATTTTAGCATATTCAACAATCAAATGGCAGTCAAAAGCGGCAAAGGGAATAGCGGGAAAGCCTCAAAGGCCaccagtgaaaaaaaacatgttcaAGAAACATTTTCCATTGCAGATATAGAAAAACTaagaaatgaaattgttgaatcacCTAAAAATTATAATAAGATTGTGAAGTTGCAAACTCTATTAGAGAAGTCAATAAAAGATGTCGATTCACTCACTAGCTCATCAGGGTTGAAAGTTCATAGATCCTTGCTATTTAACTTAACGAAAATATACCTTTACTTGGTTAGTAAAAAGATACTGAAGGTTCAAAAGAcccaaaatgaaaaagagCAGATTGTATCCAAATGGTTAATTGCCAAGTATGAAGGTTTCCAGCGTTGCATATTTGAGATTTGGAACATGACAAACGACAGTGATAAGCTTGCGACTTTGAAGCTCGATGGCTTGGAACATTTAATGAATTTATTAAAACAGGAGAGTAAATATATGAGACCATCCGATGATGAATCCTATTTCCCTAGTACGACGTATCGTAAGATTATATTTGAGCTATTGAGGAGCGGCGTCAAGTCCAAGATATTGAGTGATGGAACTATTGACGACTACCTACTTTTGGAGTTCCAGGAATATTTTAACAAATACTGggatttgaaattttacTTTTTCCAAGAGTTCCCAGTGGTTGTCAAAATGATCAgagatgaagatattgaacaTTATATCGcgttttccaaattgatCACATTAATCAAGCTTGAACCACTCTATGAAACAGAGAACAAAGATGAAATTACCGAGAAATCCATATTTGTTTATCGTGTTCCTGAAAATATGGTTTATTCGGTGAACCAACTCCACATAAACTTTGAGAAATCATTAATATCAGCACTTAATTTCCCCAACTTGCAAAAGGAGGAGTATTTATCGATATTATCGATTTTACATAAACGTATAATACCATTCTTCAGTGATGCCACAAAATTAATGGATTTTCTGACGGCTTCATACACGCTAGGTATCAAAAGTAAGGATATTACAATGTCAATTCTATCTTTGAATGGTTTATGGGAGTTGATGAGGGTTTACAATCTGGATTACCCTGATTTCTACAAGAATTTGTATGCAATTTTAACCCCGGATTTATTACATCTGAGAGAAAAGTCCAGATTTTTCAGGTTGTTGGATCTGTTTATGTCTTCGACCCATTTATCAGCTTCTATTGTTGCAAGTTTCATTAAAAAATTGGCAAGATTGAGTTTAACAGCACCGCCATCTGGTATTGTCTCTATCATTCCTTTTATCTATAATCTAATCAAGAAATACAACCATACTACATGTATGTTATTGATTCATTCTACCACTacaaatgaagaagatttggTTTATGAAGATCCCTTTGATGAAAACGAGCGGGATCCATCATTAACAAATGCCATTGATTCATCCATTTGGGAACTCGAAACAATGATCAATCATTACCACCCTAATGTGTCCTCATTAGTGAAAATTTTCCAACAGCACTTTACAAAGTACAGCTATAATATGGAAGACTTTTTAGATTGGAATTATAGCAAGCTAATTGACGCCGAAATGGATAAGAAGCTGAAGGGGGAAGTGGGTttagaatttgaaaagtgGAATAAGATGTTTGATGACGAAGGATATTTACAAGATTATTTATATTAGTAATAGTGGGAGCAGTAAGACTATTGATAAAGATATCAACAGCCACACGAAATTTCAAATGAGAGCAAGAATAGATGTGTTTTATTcatgtttttgttttgccTGTTTTCCTCcgtttttcttgaattttcaCTATTCTTAACTATATAatttggtgaaaaattcataaaAGTACAACGATAAAGCAGTTGATGGCACGCTCTTCAACAAGGCAAGTGATAACCCGCGGTAAAAGCCTCTGAAACCATTGATTCTATAAATTTGTTTGATGTGATTTAACAAATTACCTTTAATTTGTAATCGTCTCTTGATCAGATCTAATGGATAAACGAAGGTTTTGCTCAAGAGCCCGGCAATACCACCTGCTACTGCACTATCCATATCTCTCCGCTTCATGAAGGAATACGAGCCAAAAGAGATACCAGTCAAGATGGAGATGTAGCCAATGCCCACTTGACAGcctttgaaaaatccaagaGGTCCATTTTCCTTCCAAATTTCCCTTATTGATAAAAGTAGAGATTTTGAACCGCTTTTGGTATAACTTGCCAACCTTGTACGTAGCAGGTCAAACGGATACGATATTACAGTTGCCATTGATCCTGCGGTTGCACCAACAATCATATCCTTGAGCGGACCATCATGTAGAGGGACCACGTTAGAGACGATTGTGAATGAAGTAAACTGAGAGGCACCGTAAATAACGTACAACAATTCTGCTGGAATATTACCTTTCCAGAAGGCCCGTATACCTTCTTTTCGAACAATGTGATAGACTGTTGATGTGAGTGAGGAATGATTCGATAGTTGGAGTCGTATTTTCACCACGTCTATTGgtgaaatgaaaaatcgTACCAGTAACCCCGACGATGAACCGGCAAGTATAGATGTCAGAGGGGTGGAACTATCCGTTATGAAGGacattgtttttttttctccttctgccctttctttcaaaagagCTCGATGTGTAGTTAAATACGCTATTGTGAAAGTGAAATGGACTTGATGAACCGTGCCCTTTTTATTCTCCTCTTTGATACAGGGGCGGAGATTTGACGGACTTTTTCATGCCGCGTTACTCGGATATTAAGTAAGGCCTGTTAGAGAGGTAGCAAGACGGGCATAAGCAAGAAAGACAGAAAGAGAAGCAAGACACTAACGAGAGGATTAGAATTATTCCTCCTTCTCTTAATTTCTCCCCTTATTCGTTTAATATACAGAGACCATAATAAGGACACATAAAAGATAcataaaaaagaaactctGGGGTGGACgtaaaaaacaaaattggTCAATCAAAAGGTGGTTTctctttgttgttgtaaCAGGATTGCatttttagtttcttcGTCGACACAACCTTCCCAAACGGACGGGTCCACTGAGGATAGTCCTGTTTTGATTACATTGAAGTCTGAAATGGTGGTTTCAATTTGGACTTTCCCCGAGGAGGGATCGCCATCATTGGAAAATTTTATGAATTTTGACTTTGTAGGTTGAGTTGTTGATGGTACAAAGTTCAAATTGGTGTATATATCCCGTTGGACGCGTTTTTTCAGAAGCTCGTTACGATCATACAATAGCATGGAGTCGAATTGCCGGGATTTCAAGGCATGATCGTAAATCCAGGACTCGTTGGTACCTTGAATGTTATTTTTCGACAATAGAGCAGCCATATTTTCCTTGCGTTCAAATAGAGAATGATCATTAAATGAGTGGGAATCACCATTCAGTATTGGGTTTGCAAGTGCACCTTCGATTGCGCCATTTTCTCTCGCTTTGTCCTCGTAGTAGTCGTCAATAACCATTTTACCATTTACAATTAAACGAGCCCCAAATTCCTTAAAGGCCGATCTGGCAGTAATTAAATAAGCCGCTCTTGTTTTGAAAGTGCCTGGCAAAAGATCGTCTTTGATGAGCTTCATCTTTGAGGCTTCATCAACCTTGTACCTGTATAAATTGGTATGTTTCTGAAACAAAAAGTAGGAATCCCTATATCCAATTAGACGGGCAACGTCGGTTGAAATGGCATATAAACGGTCTCCCTTATTGGGGACTTTGAACGTCTTAAACCGAAACTTCCTTCCGCCCTTCAACACTCCCAGTTCGGAGATCTTGCGATCGCCCTTGATATCGTTAGGGGTGTCATATTCGTCATTTAAGGGAGAGACTTCATTCTCTTCTGCTGCAGGAGTGGGGGTTTTCCTTGAGGGAAGATTCGAGTTGGACCTAGATCTTGATTTCGATGCATGGTGTTTACCACGTCGGTTCGAGTGACCcgctgttgctgctgttgttgttgttgtcgttgttgttgtcgtTGCAGAATTGGAGCCCGTAGTTCCTGAAGTTTCACCTCCAACGTCTGCTGCTATAGTGGATTCTGTGTATGAGGCATCGTTTGTATCTGAATCGTTCCCGTCCTCCATTTCCTCGTCGTCGTCGACATCCCcgtcaacatcaacatcgtTATCCACATACTGGTCGTCACTATACTCCTCGTCGGCCATCGTGTCCCTATTTGTGTGTGCACGTATGTTTGTATTGTAACGTAATCAGTCGTCTCCCGTCAAtgtctctctctcttctttcTGTCTTTCTACCATACCGCCCTTCACCCCCCAATTGAGAAACCCTCCTTTTCCTTCGCTTGCCTCGATTTCATATTTTCACTCTTCCACACCAAATTTTCCAGACACCCCCGCGAACCCGcgaaaacgaaaaaaaattctcGCCCATTGgaaattatcaaaaccACTCTGCTATGTGGCCATTACATATAAAAAGAGTCAATCGGCACTGGTTCGTATAGAAACATCATAATACTGTAGATATCAATGTACAGATTTATAGAgtgttgttttcttttccttactttttttttctttcttctattCCTTTACCAATTTGATTACCATCCGCCCACTGTTGTTGGGACACCAGTACAAATAGACAACGGGTGTGTTAACTTAAGACTGACATTGACGTGTTATGTGTTTAACTTAGCATTTACGTTGAAGTTTGATCCTCCTTCTTGGACCAGGCCCCATTTTTGTGCGGTTCTCGCATGCCGGTGGCTTGGTTCGTGACTAGTGGGGAAGTTGCTGCTGTGTCTTTGGAACCAGTTTGGTTTCTCGTGCACAATGTGAGGCCATAATGTATTTGTCTGTTGTATAACACACAGACAATAGTGCTGATTTATCGCGACTTGCCGTCTCTAGGGCAAAATCGCTTCATGCTCAGCATACACTCTGCGCTGCAGTAATAGTAGTAGTAACAATGATTGTAATAATAGCGCTAGTGTTGGTGGTAATGCTAATGCTAATGCTAGTTCTAATGCTGATTCTAATGCTAATTTTAATGCTAATTCTAATGCTAGTTCTAATGCTAATGCAAGTGCTCGTGTTTGGTGAAATAGTTGCACCGCGGCTAATTTCTGTTTCCAGAGAATGTCTTTTCTGTAAAAGCGTTAAAacatggaaaaaaacactAATTTACGTGCTATCCAGCTATGGCGGGGCTCGGCTCCTATTATGAGTTGTTCTTTACAATCGAATTTTGCATAACCTTGTTTGGAAATGGCCTACATTGTATATCAATCTCCTTATCATGGTGTGGAGTTGCATCTATTATCAGCTATACATGGAGTTTTACTAGGAGAAACGCCAGTTCAAATACACACCTGCACAAACACCAGTACTACATacacaaacacacacaTACATATACACACACATAGACACCTGTACACATAGACACCCTTGCACCACACACAAGGATAAACACTGAGCAGGTTCTAGAAGAATTCCTCCCCCGCCAAACCCGTAACGTTTGGCAATTGAGCAGTTTCTCATAGGGTCCAAGCCAGCACTGGGAGTAACAGCTTGCGAAAATTGGAACTGCACTGTACCTACGTAACCCAAGAGATACtacaacagcaacaacgACTGGCATTACACATCCAACACTACGACAACCGACACCACCATCATTACGTCCACTATAGACATTCACGCAAAGAACAAGTCAACCATCAGACACACCAATGGCACCCTCCTTTGTATTCCAAACACACGACGAAGTCATCAACTACAAGGGCTCTAATACCTCTCTTGACTATATCGATCACGAACTCTCTGCCGGTTTGGATTCCAGTGATGCCTTTGAAGGCCCGGAAAAATTGTTGGAAATTTGGTTCTCTGATAACAATGTTCTTCCTGAAAATTGGAACAGAAACGGCCTTCGGGCTATACCCTTGGTGGACATTGAAGAGATGCTTTCCCTGGTGAACTGCCAGATCTTGTCCAAGATATCTGGTTTGAACTGCGACGCTTATCTTCTAAGCGAATCCTCCCTCTTTGTTTATAAGAACAAGATGATCCTGAAAACTTGTGGCCGTACAACAATTCTCTCCTGTATCCCCAAACTAGCGTCTTTGATCTCCAGCTTTGTCTGTCCACAATACAATGAACAGGAATTTAAAAACATTTACCAGGTTTTCTACTCCCACCGCACCTTTATGTTCCCACAGAAGCAACTGGGCACATACCAGTCTTGGGATAATGAATTGGCGTGCCTTAATCAATGGTTTGACAATGGCAAGCACAAATCGTATGTCTTGGGCGATCAGAAGGATGCTCAGTGGCATTTGTACATCAATGGTATGGCATTTGAACATGGTGACACTAGGTTGTCCAATAGAACTGCCACTGATGCGAACATTGACACCACCATTGAAATCCACATGACAGGACTAGATGCAGACGTTGCAGCCCAATATTACATgtcaaacaacaacaattgcagcaacaacaataacaacagaCCACTAGGTAAAGACGAGGACAAGGGTCACGTGTTTGGCAATGAGATTCTGAAACGGACCAAGCTGGACTGTGTCTTGAACAGGGGAACCACACTGAAACACGATGCCTTTGCATTTGATCCGTGCGGATTCTCGTCTAATAGCATTGTCGATGGGAATTACTATTACACAGTGCATATTACCCCCGAGCAAGGATGGTCGTATGCTTCCTTTGAGACTAACCACCCCTGTGTCGATCTGTGGGAGCTTCTGCACAATGTGTTACCGCTGGCTAACCCGAGAGAATTCACGATGGTGATCTGCAGCAACGACAATGCCGTCCTAGAACGTCATGACACAGCGTCTGCCACGAACCCTAGCCGCGTCCCCGGCTACGTGCGTCACGAGTCCCTAAAGACCTCAACGGTTCCATCTGGCCCGTTGTCTACTGGCACTTCATCTACTTCCCCCTTGTATATAGGAAACGGCTACCACGTGTGGCGCATGCACTACATGAAGGAGTAAACTCAACAGACATTACATCTCCTACTCTGCACACCACCTTACTGCATGGCATGACACGGCACGGCACGGCATAACGCAAGACAAGATAACAGAACCCAACACTGCATTGCAGTACCTGCCTCATACCGCAATGTTTCAAATTGGCGAACTTTGTATTGCTCGActataatttcaaataaaaacatgTAGACCAAAAAAAACCGGGAGAGTGGAAAGTTCCATGCAGCGAGATCGTCTCCACTTTTGCACGAGGTGTGCATAAACTGCATAACACTGGCTCAAAGGTCGATGATACTTTCTTCGACACGTTTCTTGTTAACACCATCTACATAGGCAACGATACATGTACAATCCAGCACACTACTACCCGCAGTACGCAGAACAGCTTCCACAGACACAGACACAGACACAGACGGTGTCTGGCTCGGGGCCTACGTCGGGCAATACCAATGGCGCACAAACCtccttcaacaacaacaacaacaacaacaataacaataacatcaacaacaccagCAACACCGGCACCGGCACTGGCACTGGCACCCCTGGCATCAATGGCACCCATGTGAGCATCAATAACACTGGCAGTCCTAGCGTGGCAACCTCACCGCTTCTACAGCAACATCCTCACCATCAAATCCAGCAGATCCCCCATGTCCAGCACCAGCAGATCCCACAATATCATACTCACAATCAACAGTCCCCCTCCACGCAATCACAATATGGCTACTACCAACAACCCTTGTCTGCTGTAGATTATGCATATTATCCAAACACTTATATATATCCCAGTCAGCCCTACGTCTATGACTATCAGCAACCCCAGCCCCAACCTCAACAgcctcaacaacaaaatcaacaacctCAGCAAACTCAACAGGGCCAGCCCCAGACTCTCCAAGCTTCCCAACAAcctcaacaacagcagcagcaacaacagcaacaacaacagcagcagcagcagcagcagcaggTCCAAAAGACTCAGCAGGTGCAATTGCCTGCCCAACAACAAGTTAGAATTCCTCAGTACAATGGCGTCAACTCCTATAACTTAGGCATGAATATGAATATGGGAATGAATATGGGTATGAATATGGGTATTGGCTTACCAATCGGTGTCAACCCAACCACACCTTCGAGCTCCACACACCCCATCTCATCTGCAACTATCCCCTCCAACTCGAGCCATATCCCCCATTCCGCAGCAATGTCTCAGTATAATTCGAATAACTCGAATTCTACCTCAGGTCTATTGAATGATCATGCGCCAAGTAACATAACAAGTCACCCCCATTATCTTCATAATGACAACAACCTCACGAATACTAATAATGCACGTAGCAGTAGTACTGGTAATAGCGGTCATAATGGTTCCTCGCTACAACTTCAACAGTCAACTTCAAACAGACCTAAAATTACAACTACAATGTGGGAAGATGAACGTACTTTATGCTACCAGGTTGAGGCAGCGGGCGTGTCTGTGGTTCGACGTGCAGATAACAATATGATCAACGGCACAAAGCTGTTGAATGTTGCCAAAATGACAAGGGGGCGTCGTGATGGTATTCTAAAGGCTGAGAAAACTAGACATGTCGTGAAAATCGGTTCCATGCATCTAAAGGGTGTTTGGATCCCCTTTGAGAGAGCATTTGTTATTGCTCAAAGAGAAGGTATAGCCGACTTGTTATATCCCTTATTTGTCAAGGACATCCAACGGATTATTCAGCAGGGTATACCGACCGTTAAAATGGGCCAATACGCCGTCGCCAGCGCTCCAAATAACCCAATTGTCAACCAAGATTCTATGGGTATAAGTGCAAACCTTTCCATTGGGACGCATTCTAACCATAATTCGGACCATAATAACAATAGTAGTAATCATAACCATAATACTAATCATAGTATAGACAACAACACGAATACTAGTGCAACCCATTTAAGTGGATCTACGAATCAAGCTTGTGACTCCCCATCTAATAACTCCAATGCACTTGTCAATGAGGCGCCCGACGCACAAACAGTTGGCAATACAACTACCTACACGACAACTACAGGCTCCActaacaacaataatatGCCTTCAGAATACAcacatcatcaatattacTTTGAtacaagagagaaagacTGAATGTTTAATGGAAATCTAATAAACTCTTGTAACTACAGGCATCCTTCTCTTATctttcctccttcttcttttactcttttttttttcaacatctcTGCCCTCTCTTTTCTGTTTAGTCAATAATATATACTATGTACATGTCCATTTCTTTAAATATTGTCCACTATATATGCTTATGCAACTACACAAACTTTATGCGTAAAATCGCATAGCGAATTCGTTCAATGCATGTAAAAAAGAACATCTGCGCGAAACAATCAGACATAATTTGCCgaatggaaaaaaactttaaatTGAAGACGGTTGATTGACGTCCCACTTGCAGGTATTTACTAGTTCTTCGTAAGTTTGCTGGAGAAGTTTCTTATTAGCACCATTACCGGCTGAGTCAACTACATAAACACATTCTGGATGTTTCTCTAGAAAGTCACGAATGAAATCAACACGCTGAAGATTCAACTTAAATGCTAACAATGATGCTAACTGTAATTCAGTTGatgttttatttgtttgatcTTTAACTTGATCCAACTGGACAATGTGTTCGATCGTAGTCTTATATGCTGTATATTCAATATTGATCTCCTTGGACTTGAGGTATTCAACAAATGGAATAATCTGATCGTACTCCCCCTCTTGTAAATATTTTTGGACAATATAATTACTAACCTTGATAaatgttgatttcttaTTGGTGTCTAATAAAGGTAAAATCTCAGTTTTCCATAAATCATTAAAACTGATCTGTGAGTCATCGATTTGGTGACGGATCtgcttgaatttggaataaTTCTTGAACATCTCAAAAATTGGCTCGTAGATTGAAATATCAAAACCTACCTTAAATGGTACACTATTAGTGACATATTCGTCATTATACAATTTCATTAATTGTTCATCTGTTCCAATCATCTTTTGTTCATCTGTCATTTGTTTATTCatgttcttcttgaatAATTCATTGTGCCATCTGTTGTTTTTAATCATAATATTAAACAATTTGACAGATTCGTCACTTGGGTTAGCCGTATGTGTAATCATTTCCAATAATCTATGGCTAGTGTATGTCTTTAGTGAACATCCTGTAAGCCTCTGTAGTTGTATTGCGGCAGGTATAGCTAGATGCGGTTCATATGAAATTATGTGATCCATAGTATACATTACCAAACATGATGGGATCTCAACTAACCTTGAATTGATAATTTTATCAAGCGCCATAACACCTTCCTCTATCCGATGCTCTTTGATCATCAGTTTAGTGAATTGCATATATGATGCATACGTAAAATCAATTTGCCTGTCTAATATCTTCTGCTTTAATTCGTCAAACTTGTATATCTTGAAGTATTCTCGATCTCTTAATATATCATCCATAGGAACACCCTTTTCATttaattttctcaaaaaaaattgtgCCCCATCCCTTGgtaataaataaaatagCTTATAAACATACTCTGCTGAAAGTGGGACATTATAGTTTTTcatagttttcaaatgtttcaaaagttgTGCCACACTTTGCTTACTATCCTTGTACATCTTGGTCATATTCAACAAGGATAAC
The window above is part of the Pichia kudriavzevii chromosome 1, complete sequence genome. Proteins encoded here:
- a CDS encoding uncharacterized protein (PKUD0A08120) — its product is MGNNLKRRCRQFFSSFAFDINLAVFFFTLHIGQSSIPLAMPITMRIPKIWMRQLSTSMRTFVPEVMTSEPIGMTVEVENARQGSKAYRKKAIQEMKENIEFLLDHKKDEEFKFDMRFEPFYKLQNKPIRQSIPEKPVCLSNEEINEDEKAEVTKYFTELVRFSYPRKEKVIYERIEEVRRYHNYKEIRNEILHYHSKKANGTNVSDLIKSDRDFYFSQVETQLSLLNMTKMYKDSKQSVAQLLKHLKTMKNYNVPLSAEYVYKLFYLLPRDGAQFFLRKLNEKGVPMDDILRDREYFKIYKFDELKQKILDRQIDFTYASYMQFTKLMIKEHRIEEGVMALDKIINSRLVEIPSCLVMYTMDHIISYEPHLAIPAAIQLQRLTGCSLKTYTSHRLLEMITHTANPSDESVKLFNIMIKNNRWHNELFKKNMNKQMTDEQKMIGTDEQLMKLYNDEYVTNSVPFKVGFDISIYEPIFEMFKNYSKFKQIRHQIDDSQISFNDLWKTEILPLLDTNKKSTFIKVSNYIVQKYLQEGEYDQIIPFVEYLKSKEINIEYTAYKTTIEHIVQLDQVKDQTNKTSTELQLASLLAFKLNLQRVDFIRDFLEKHPECVYVVDSAGNGANKKLLQQTYEELVNTCKWDVNQPSSI